The following coding sequences are from one Sphaeramia orbicularis chromosome 11, fSphaOr1.1, whole genome shotgun sequence window:
- the tap2a gene encoding antigen peptide transporter 2a: MEGTTASVQRKLLALTLAVIVDLCVFYASGSAVSLSVFGYFARLWLTAALRCLALTAVTLFTLGDLTPVPVRFIVTHSALPAVFETGTRVVYQEESGCGLALDVWCWLMSTGASVAAALFWEVILPDTDEEAAGKKNKQKARVLFMRVLWLCKPEYPLLFGGFIFLTLAVLCEMFIPFYTGRVIDILGSQYQPNEFFTALLFMGLYSLGGSASAGCRGGLLMCAISSYTCRMKVMLFGALIKQEIGFFETIKTGEITSRLSKDTNLMARTVGLNVNVLLRTFIKTMGMISLMMSLSWKLTFLMLMETPITGLIQNIYDTHYQRLSLALQDSLAHSNEAANEVVSGIHLVRSFNTEKYEAHRYGNRLMDTHKLKTRRDIIGAIYLLARRFTGLAMQVLMLYYGRLFIQRGQMTTGNLVSFILYQSDLGDNIRTLTYIFGDMLNSVGSAGKVFEYLDRKPEVSTEGKLAPDQVTGHVSFCQLSFAYPSYANKIVLQEFSLELKPGQVTALVGASGGGKSTCVSLLQRFYEPQSGEILLDNEQLKSYEHRYLHKKIAVVSQEPVLFSGSIKDNIAYGLPECSLEEIQEAARKANAHDFIKQLEKGYDTEVGEGGGQLSKSERQQIAIARALVRQPQVLILDEITSALDSESENKVQQALANCHNQTLLVIAHRLKTIEKADQIIVIGNGSVQERGTHQELMDMKGVYYKLREKCLNEGNSPQ, translated from the exons ATGGAAGGGACTACAGCCTCAGTTCAACGTAAACTCCTTGCTCTGACCCTTGCAGTTATCGTCGACCTTTGTGTATTTTACGCATCGGGATCTGCGGTGAGTCTGAGCGTCTTTGGATATTTTGCGCGTCTTTGGCTGACCGCGGCTCTCCGGTGTTTGGCACTGACTGCCGTTACTCTGTTTACTCTCGGAGATCTCACACCGGTTCCGGTTCGGTTCATTGTAACGCACAGTGCGCTCCCGGCGGTGTTTGAGACCGGGACCAGAGTGGTGTACCAGGAGGAGAGTGGATGTGGCCTGGCTCTGGATGTGTGGTGTTGGCTGATGAGCACCGGCGCGTCGGTGGCCGCTGCTCTGTTTTGGGAAGTCATTCTCCCGGACACTGATGAAGAGGCTGCCGGTAAAAAGAACAAGCAAAAGGCTCGAGTACTGTTTATGAGAGTCCTGTGGTTATGCAAACCCGAGTATCCACTGCTGTTTGGAGGGTTTATATTCCTGACTCTGGCTGTCCTCT GTGAGATGTTCATTCCATTTTACACTGGGAGAGTCATTGACATCCTTGGTAGTCAGTACCAGCCAAATGAATTCTTCACTGCGCTCCTCTTCATGGGCCTGTACTCTTTAGGAGG CTCTGCCAGTGCAGGCTGCAGAGGAGGCCTCCTAATGTGTGCCATCAGTTCATACACATGCAGAATGAAAGTCATGTTGTTTGGCGCTTTAATCAAACAGGAAATTGGATTCTTTGAGACCATAAAGACAG GTGAAATCACATCCAGATTGTCTAAAGACACAAACCTGATGGCAAGAACAGTGGGTCTGAATGTCAACGTGCTACTGAGGACGTTCATCAAGACAATGGGCATGATCTCCCTGATGATGAGTCTCTCATGGAAGCTCACATTCCTTATGTTAATGGAGACACCCATCACTGGTCTAATACAGAATATTTATGACACACACTATCAG AGACTATCCCTGGCATTGCAGGACTCGTTAGCTCATTCAAATGAAGCAGCAAATGAAGTTGTATCTGGTATTCACTTGGTGCGAAGCTTTAACACTGAAAAATATGAAGCCCATCGCTATGGCAACCGTCTGATGGACACACATAAGCTCAAGACCCGTCGTGATATTATCGGTGCCATTTACTTGCTTGCACGAAGG ttTACAGGGTTGGCCATGCAGGTCCTAATGTTGTACTATGGCAGACTGTTTATCCAGAGGGGACAGATGACCACTGGTAACCTGGTTTCTTTCATCCTCTACCAGTCAGATCTTGGAGACAACATCAGG ACTCTTACCTACATATTTGGTGACATGCTCAACTCTGTGGGGTCTGCTGGCAAAGTCTTTGAGTACCTGGACCGAAAACCTGAGGTCAGCACAGAGGGAAAATTAGCACCGGACCAGGTGACAGGACATGTGAGCTTCTGCCAACTCAGCTTTGCCTACCCTTCATATGCCAACAAAATTGTGCTGCAG GAATTTTCTTTGGAGCTGAAGCCAGGTCAGGTGACGGCACTGGTTGGTGCATCTGGTGGAGGAAAGAGCACCTGTGTGAGTTTGCTGCAGCGATTCTATGAACCTCAAAGTGGAGAAATCCTACTGGACAATGAGCAGCTGAAATCTTATGAGCACCGATACCTTCACAAGAag aTAGCAGTGGTGAGCCAGGAGCCTGTGCTCTTTTCTGGTTCCATCAAAGACAACATTGCTTACGGGCTTCCTGAGTGTTCACTGGAAGAGATCCAGGAAGCTGCACGCAAAGCCAACGCCCATGATTTCATCAAACAACTGGAGAAAGGCTATGATACAG AGGTGGGTGAAGGGGGTGGCCAGTTATCCAAGAGTGAGAGGCAGCAGATTGCCATTGCTCGAGCCCTGGTTAGACAACCACAGGTTCTCATTCTGGATGAAATAACCAGCGCTCTGGACAGTGAGAGTGAAAATAAG GTTCAACAGGCCTTGGCCAACTGTCACAACCAGACTCTGCTGGTGATCGCTCACAGGCTGAAGACGATAGAGAAGGCAGATCAGATTATTGTGATTGGTAACGGCAGTGTTCAGGAACGAGGAACTCACCAGGAGCTGATGGACATGAAGGGGGTGTACTACAAACTGAGGGAGAAGTGTCTCAATGAGGGAAACTCACCTCAGTAA